One segment of Candidatus Hydrogenedentota bacterium DNA contains the following:
- a CDS encoding nuclear transport factor 2 family protein, with the protein MNPMELAGLATRFLDAWNSQVVERVVACYTEDVRYRDPYLREVIVGSDALRRYLRKLFSMWAMHWTLLDGYPLAGREGAAILWHATFRYMEGTEAVDADGMDLVLLRDGKISRNDVFFDRTVLLQLRPPEER; encoded by the coding sequence ATGAACCCGATGGAACTGGCCGGATTGGCCACGCGGTTTCTGGATGCGTGGAATTCGCAGGTGGTGGAGCGTGTGGTGGCGTGTTACACCGAAGACGTCCGGTATCGCGATCCGTATCTGCGCGAAGTCATCGTGGGGTCCGATGCGCTCCGGCGTTACCTCCGGAAACTGTTTTCCATGTGGGCGATGCACTGGACGCTTCTGGACGGCTATCCCCTTGCGGGGCGGGAGGGCGCCGCGATTCTCTGGCATGCGACGTTCCGTTACATGGAAGGAACCGAGGCGGTTGATGCCGACGGCATGGATCTGGTGTTGCTGCGGGACGGCAAGATTTCACGAAACGACGTCTTCTTCGACCGGACCGTCCTTCTCCAGTTGAGACCACCGGAGGAACGATAG
- a CDS encoding FKBP-type peptidyl-prolyl cis-trans isomerase, whose amino-acid sequence MTKTLLCAMLVMLAMGPIFAADEKPAESPAPDQTQTSEKAAAVSAMSEIQKVSYSLGAQWGAGLKKAKVDIDLPNLIQGLQDAMDGKETLMSDDEMKQIMISFQQSMMLKRQEEQKRQIEENKAEQTAFLEENAKKEGVVSLPSGLQYKVLASGHGKSPTAADTVKVNYRGTLPDGAEFDSTEKRGMPGEFQVGRVIAGWTEALQLMKEGDKWQLFIPSELAYKDAGRPNIPPGKMLIYEVELLEVIPAETTEKRADPGTAIIPNPPANAPAQNK is encoded by the coding sequence ATGACAAAGACATTGTTGTGCGCCATGTTGGTGATGTTGGCCATGGGACCGATTTTCGCCGCGGATGAAAAGCCCGCGGAATCCCCCGCGCCGGATCAGACGCAAACCTCTGAAAAGGCCGCGGCCGTCAGCGCGATGAGCGAAATTCAAAAAGTGAGTTACAGCCTTGGGGCGCAATGGGGCGCCGGACTGAAAAAGGCCAAAGTGGACATTGACCTGCCAAACCTCATTCAAGGACTGCAAGACGCCATGGATGGCAAAGAGACGCTAATGTCCGACGACGAGATGAAACAGATCATGATATCGTTCCAACAGAGCATGATGCTGAAGCGCCAGGAAGAACAAAAGCGTCAAATCGAGGAAAACAAGGCCGAACAGACCGCGTTTTTGGAAGAAAACGCGAAAAAAGAGGGCGTTGTCAGCCTGCCGAGCGGACTGCAGTACAAAGTTCTCGCATCGGGCCATGGGAAATCGCCCACGGCCGCGGATACCGTGAAAGTGAATTACCGCGGCACCCTGCCGGACGGCGCCGAATTCGACAGCACGGAAAAGCGGGGCATGCCGGGCGAATTTCAGGTTGGCCGGGTAATCGCCGGCTGGACCGAGGCCCTGCAACTCATGAAAGAGGGGGACAAGTGGCAGTTGTTCATCCCGTCCGAACTCGCATACAAAGATGCCGGACGCCCGAATATCCCGCCGGGAAAAATGCTGATCTACGAAGTCGAATTGCTCGAAGTCATACCGGCGGAAACCACGGAAAAACGGGCCGATCCGGGAACGGCCATCATACCTAATCCGCCCGCCAACGCCCCGGCCCAGAACAAGTAA
- a CDS encoding ketose-bisphosphate aldolase — MPLVPMRQILDEAAKGGYGVGAFNVNNMEQIQAIMQAAHDTKSPVIIQASRGALKYSKMIYLRNLIKAAEEEFPEIPLAMHLDHGNSVETCEKAIELGFTSVMIDGSLAEDGKTPNTYEANVAITKKVVEMAHPLGVTVEGELGCLGGIEDGHGAGLSVDEVNAHLTDPAQAEEFVAATGVDALAVAIGTSHGAYKSGRKDPVTGKMLPPMLAMERIHQIHARMPNCHMVMHGSSSVPQELVDIINQYGGKMPGTFGIPIEQIQDGIKHGVRKINVDTDSRLAMTGAVRKLLAEKPEKFDPRDWLGPAREAAYQVYVARMKAFGQAGHAGDYVPMTLDDMKKVYAAAK; from the coding sequence ATGCCATTAGTTCCCATGCGTCAAATTCTGGATGAGGCCGCGAAGGGCGGATACGGTGTAGGCGCCTTCAACGTCAACAACATGGAGCAGATCCAGGCCATCATGCAGGCGGCCCACGACACAAAAAGCCCGGTAATCATCCAGGCTAGCCGCGGAGCGCTCAAATACAGCAAAATGATTTACCTGCGCAACCTGATCAAGGCCGCCGAGGAGGAATTTCCGGAAATTCCATTGGCGATGCACCTCGATCACGGCAACAGCGTCGAGACCTGTGAAAAGGCCATCGAACTCGGATTCACATCGGTCATGATTGACGGATCGCTCGCCGAAGACGGGAAGACTCCCAACACGTATGAGGCCAATGTGGCCATCACGAAAAAGGTCGTCGAGATGGCCCATCCGCTCGGCGTGACGGTCGAGGGCGAACTCGGCTGCCTGGGCGGCATCGAGGACGGGCACGGCGCGGGATTGAGCGTGGACGAAGTCAACGCCCATCTGACGGATCCGGCGCAGGCCGAAGAATTCGTCGCGGCGACGGGCGTTGATGCGCTGGCCGTCGCCATCGGCACCAGCCACGGCGCGTACAAGTCCGGCCGCAAGGATCCCGTCACGGGCAAAATGCTCCCGCCGATGCTTGCCATGGAGCGCATCCATCAAATCCACGCCCGCATGCCAAACTGCCACATGGTCATGCACGGATCGAGTTCGGTGCCACAGGAACTGGTGGACATTATCAACCAGTACGGCGGCAAAATGCCCGGTACTTTCGGCATCCCCATTGAGCAGATTCAGGATGGCATCAAGCACGGTGTGCGCAAGATCAACGTGGATACGGACAGCCGTCTTGCGATGACCGGCGCCGTTCGCAAGCTATTGGCCGAGAAGCCGGAGAAATTCGATCCGCGCGATTGGCTTGGACCTGCCCGCGAAGCGGCTTATCAAGTCTATGTGGCGCGCATGAAAGCGTTCGGCCAAGCCGGTCATGCGGGCGATTACGTCCCCATGACCCTCGACGACATGAAGAAGGTCTATGCCGCCGCCAAATAA
- a CDS encoding UvrD-helicase domain-containing protein has product MIETFLDDLNPAQREAVLHTEGPLLVLAGAGSGKTRVITRRIAHIVARKLAKPSHILAVTFTNKAAEEMRDRVGELVGAKTAQDIMLTTFHAFCVRVLRAHIHRIGYRKDFSICGEGDARTLVRRILGDLDGVRETFSPQRLQSAISLHKNGCDRPPPFPVDDKIPADTEAKYKAWLPEFIGRYQSALRAANSLDFDDLLALTLELWRKEPDLLAKFQQHYRYVLVDEYQDTNRIQYDLLRAIAEPRRNLCVVGDDDQSIYGWRGAEPAHILAFDRDYPDARVITLDQNYRSTETILSAANAVIANNAERRAKNLWSTLGAGRPIEWIVAGDEEHEARAIMQWLTHIQKKTDAACGDFAVLYRSNLQSRPIEMALRQAGIPYVVVGGQEFFERAEVKDILAYLKLAANPRNETAFLRVVNVPRRGIGDAALHRIHDLCGNGSLSIWDASLQAVRRGLVEKNAAAGLESFHRIIETFRKRFRQPDAPLRAIAEDLLDAIAYRAEIGRTSRTPQQFEQRWGNAEAVLRAIEIHEQSAKAPSLAGFLDENALDGDDDRQSREKRREDAVTLMTIHSAKGLEFPFVFIAGCEEGLIPHDRSLRENGIEEERRLFYVALTRAKRHVTVFEALARNRFGRICMTKTSRFLGEIPSELVRRRVLAAREMVESAMTPMKTKPRRKRRPRPLA; this is encoded by the coding sequence ATGATAGAAACGTTTCTCGACGATTTGAATCCCGCTCAACGGGAAGCGGTGCTCCACACCGAGGGGCCGTTGCTGGTGTTGGCCGGGGCGGGCAGCGGAAAGACGCGGGTGATCACGCGGCGCATAGCACACATTGTGGCGCGCAAACTTGCCAAGCCGTCGCACATCCTCGCCGTGACCTTCACAAACAAGGCCGCGGAGGAAATGCGCGATCGCGTCGGGGAACTCGTCGGCGCGAAAACGGCCCAAGACATCATGCTGACGACATTTCATGCGTTCTGTGTGCGCGTGCTTCGTGCGCATATCCATCGCATCGGATACCGCAAGGATTTTTCCATCTGTGGCGAGGGCGACGCACGGACGCTCGTGCGGCGCATTCTCGGCGATCTCGACGGAGTTCGCGAGACGTTCAGTCCGCAGCGCTTGCAATCCGCCATCAGTCTTCACAAAAACGGCTGCGACAGACCGCCGCCTTTTCCCGTGGACGACAAGATTCCGGCTGACACGGAAGCGAAATACAAGGCATGGCTGCCGGAATTCATCGGGCGCTATCAATCCGCGCTACGCGCCGCGAACAGCCTCGATTTCGACGACCTGCTGGCGTTGACGCTTGAATTGTGGCGCAAGGAGCCCGATCTTCTCGCGAAATTTCAGCAGCACTACCGTTACGTGCTGGTGGATGAATATCAGGACACGAACCGAATCCAGTACGATTTGTTGCGCGCGATTGCCGAACCCCGCCGCAATCTCTGCGTCGTCGGCGACGACGATCAATCCATCTACGGCTGGCGCGGCGCGGAGCCGGCCCACATCCTCGCGTTCGACCGCGACTACCCGGACGCGCGCGTGATCACGCTCGACCAAAACTACCGATCGACGGAAACGATCCTGTCGGCGGCCAATGCCGTCATTGCGAACAACGCCGAGCGGCGCGCCAAGAATCTTTGGAGCACGCTTGGCGCGGGGCGGCCCATCGAATGGATCGTGGCGGGCGACGAGGAACACGAGGCAAGGGCCATTATGCAATGGCTGACGCACATCCAAAAGAAAACGGATGCCGCGTGCGGCGATTTCGCCGTCTTGTACCGGTCAAACCTCCAGTCGCGTCCCATCGAAATGGCCCTGCGGCAGGCGGGAATACCCTATGTCGTCGTCGGGGGACAGGAATTTTTTGAACGGGCCGAGGTCAAGGACATTCTGGCCTATCTGAAACTCGCCGCAAACCCCCGCAATGAAACCGCGTTTCTGCGCGTGGTCAATGTGCCGCGACGCGGCATCGGCGACGCGGCGCTGCACCGCATTCACGATCTATGCGGGAACGGATCGCTTTCCATCTGGGACGCATCGCTTCAGGCCGTGCGCCGGGGACTTGTCGAAAAAAACGCCGCCGCAGGTCTGGAAAGTTTTCACCGTATCATTGAAACGTTTCGGAAGCGATTCCGGCAGCCGGACGCGCCTTTGCGCGCCATTGCCGAAGACCTTCTCGATGCGATCGCCTATCGCGCCGAGATTGGCCGGACCTCCAGGACGCCGCAGCAATTCGAACAACGCTGGGGCAATGCCGAGGCCGTGCTTCGCGCCATCGAAATCCATGAACAATCGGCGAAAGCGCCGTCTCTCGCCGGGTTTCTCGACGAGAATGCGCTGGACGGCGACGACGACCGCCAAAGCAGGGAAAAGCGGCGTGAAGACGCCGTTACGTTGATGACCATCCACAGCGCCAAGGGCCTTGAATTCCCGTTCGTGTTCATCGCCGGTTGCGAGGAGGGGCTTATCCCGCACGACCGATCGTTGCGCGAAAACGGGATCGAGGAGGAACGCCGCCTTTTTTATGTGGCGCTGACGCGCGCGAAACGCCATGTCACCGTGTTCGAGGCCCTTGCGCGCAACCGTTTTGGCCGCATCTGCATGACGAAAACCAGCCGGTTTCTTGGGGAGATTCCCTCGGAACTCGTGCGCAGACGTGTCCTGGCCGCCCGCGAAATGGTCGAATCGGCCATGACGCCAATGAAAACAAAACCGCGAAGGAAACGCCGTCCGCGACCACTCGCATGA
- a CDS encoding uroporphyrinogen decarboxylase family protein produces the protein MKTPFSVAIEPDWRGLLDAILRTGRPKRVHFIELFLDPEVSEALASRYGILDDLNPSDPYYTEKREVAIQSFLGYDYVRCSLRGMDMPLNYSNTKDTADLARRDGRQYVDEHKGPVTTWEEFERYPWPDPEAASSRSLEWYEAHLPENMCVIGSGGFAHFAEYITWLMGYETLCFALCEQRDLVEAIARRLVDSYRIFLKRLLAFDRVKIVWGSDDMGYRGGPLIGPDDLRAFVLPGHKLMAEMSHAAGRPYLLHACGNLSLIMDDLLDDVRIDGKHSFEDTIERVTDAKDTYGRRIALLGGIDVDFLCRASESDVRRRVRETLEKCMPGGGYVLGTGNSVANYIPLDNYLAMLDEGRKFSV, from the coding sequence ATGAAAACGCCGTTTTCTGTGGCAATCGAACCCGATTGGCGCGGGTTGCTCGATGCCATTCTGCGCACGGGCCGGCCGAAGCGTGTGCATTTCATCGAATTGTTTCTGGATCCGGAGGTGTCCGAGGCGCTTGCGTCCCGTTATGGCATTCTTGACGACTTGAATCCGTCGGACCCCTATTACACGGAGAAGCGCGAGGTGGCCATCCAGTCGTTCCTTGGCTACGATTATGTCCGGTGCAGTCTTCGCGGAATGGATATGCCGCTCAACTATTCAAATACAAAAGATACGGCCGATCTCGCGCGGCGCGACGGACGCCAATACGTGGACGAACACAAAGGCCCCGTGACGACGTGGGAGGAATTCGAGCGGTATCCATGGCCCGATCCCGAGGCGGCGAGTTCGCGATCGCTCGAATGGTATGAGGCGCATTTGCCGGAAAACATGTGCGTGATCGGCAGCGGCGGTTTTGCTCATTTCGCCGAATACATCACATGGCTCATGGGATACGAAACGCTGTGCTTCGCGCTGTGCGAGCAGCGGGACCTTGTCGAGGCGATTGCGCGGCGCTTGGTTGATTCGTACCGGATCTTTTTGAAGCGCCTGCTCGCATTCGACCGCGTGAAGATCGTGTGGGGCAGCGACGACATGGGTTACCGCGGCGGGCCGTTGATCGGTCCGGACGACTTGCGCGCATTCGTGTTGCCCGGCCACAAACTGATGGCGGAGATGTCGCATGCCGCCGGGCGGCCGTATCTGCTGCACGCGTGCGGGAACCTGAGTCTCATCATGGACGACCTGCTGGACGATGTGCGCATTGACGGGAAACATTCCTTCGAGGACACCATCGAACGCGTGACGGACGCAAAAGACACCTACGGCCGCCGCATCGCGCTGCTCGGCGGGATTGACGTGGATTTTCTGTGCCGCGCGTCCGAATCGGACGTGCGCCGCCGCGTGCGCGAGACGCTCGAAAAGTGCATGCCCGGCGGCGGATATGTCCTTGGCACCGGCAACAGCGTCGCCAATTACATTCCCCTCGACAACTACCTTGCCATGCTCGACGAAGGCCGGAAGTTCTCGGTGTAG
- a CDS encoding DNA translocase FtsK, which produces MSVPAKFPRDRACEILGISLLAVTCFLFFALASIHYQGTVPLDDLGAAFNLCGRPGAYTAGFLSVLLGHAAHVLYIMTGVWAMMLIWHRPLDRLALRLAGLLLLSGSAAGLLHIHLFSSALEGLPGGVIGAYVGRLLLPTFGRIGSDVIAATLGIVGILLATEFLFVRVAAWFYFIAVQIIRASNALYSLLGRAWQRHAEAAALRRKRDEKPLRGIHGVFHEPDPPSDVAESVPMTAQMDAAFTREETPAVQERPERAPARIRIRTAPPPVEIVQEEIPFHAVSEPVETDTAPPETTRISLPAPEEVKRDEPAAMGTNGAATPVYKPRAARPMPRRKNAELDELPPDYVYPRHYKKPSLDLLELAPPPRSPELLTESLHQTSLLLERTLETFGIEARVTDITRGPTITRFELEPAPGIKVNRFTSLADDLALALKADGVRVEAPIPGKGRVGIELPNIDREPVVLRELLQSKTYRKTKGPLVLALGKDIAGDVIATDLAVMPHLLIAGATGKGKTVCVKSILASLLFMKTPEEVQLMLIDPKMVEFSIFNDIPHLITPVVTEPKKAATALNWLITEMEERYRLFAQLRVRNIEVYNESVENGEIEMPDEEGNAAGESVNLVRKLPYIVCVIDELADLMMLARAEVEDAIMRLAQLARAVGIHLIIATQRPSVNVLTGVIKANFPVRISFQVSSRTDSRCILDEIGAERLIGNGDMLYLPAGRSVPVRIQGAFVSDHEMNSLVGYLKTQAPPQYRDEIENFGKSREELEEELNAEADELFDEAVRVVLETGQASISMVQRRLRVGYTRAARLIDMMELKGIVGPHLGSKAREILVDYAPGDREP; this is translated from the coding sequence ATGAGCGTACCGGCGAAATTTCCGCGGGATCGGGCATGCGAGATCCTCGGAATTTCTTTGTTGGCAGTGACCTGCTTTTTGTTTTTCGCGCTGGCTTCGATTCATTACCAAGGTACGGTTCCCTTGGACGATTTGGGCGCGGCGTTCAATTTGTGCGGACGTCCGGGGGCTTACACGGCCGGATTTTTGTCGGTATTGCTGGGCCATGCGGCGCATGTATTGTATATCATGACCGGGGTATGGGCGATGATGCTGATCTGGCATCGTCCGCTCGACCGGCTTGCGCTTCGACTGGCCGGATTGCTGCTGCTGTCGGGTTCGGCGGCCGGTCTTCTGCATATTCACCTGTTTTCAAGCGCGCTGGAGGGTCTCCCGGGCGGGGTGATAGGCGCGTATGTGGGCCGTTTGCTCCTGCCCACATTCGGCCGGATCGGTTCGGATGTCATCGCGGCCACGCTGGGCATTGTGGGCATCCTTCTGGCAACGGAGTTTCTGTTCGTGCGCGTGGCGGCGTGGTTCTATTTCATCGCCGTGCAAATCATCCGGGCAAGCAACGCGCTGTACAGCCTTTTGGGCCGTGCCTGGCAACGCCACGCGGAAGCCGCAGCCCTGCGGCGCAAACGCGATGAAAAACCGCTTCGCGGAATTCACGGCGTGTTTCACGAGCCGGATCCGCCGTCCGATGTGGCCGAGTCCGTTCCCATGACCGCCCAAATGGACGCCGCTTTCACGCGCGAAGAAACGCCGGCCGTTCAGGAACGCCCGGAGCGCGCTCCGGCGCGCATCCGCATCCGGACGGCCCCTCCGCCCGTCGAGATCGTCCAGGAAGAAATCCCGTTTCATGCCGTTTCGGAGCCGGTTGAGACGGATACAGCGCCGCCGGAAACAACCCGGATATCGTTGCCCGCCCCGGAGGAAGTCAAGAGGGACGAACCGGCGGCCATGGGCACGAATGGGGCGGCCACGCCCGTCTACAAGCCGCGCGCCGCCCGTCCGATGCCCCGCCGCAAGAATGCGGAACTCGACGAGTTGCCGCCGGACTACGTCTATCCGCGCCATTACAAGAAACCCAGCCTTGATCTGCTTGAACTGGCGCCCCCGCCCCGTTCCCCCGAATTGCTGACGGAATCGCTGCACCAGACGAGTTTGTTGCTCGAACGCACCCTTGAGACGTTCGGCATTGAAGCGCGTGTGACCGACATCACCCGCGGACCGACAATCACGCGATTCGAACTCGAACCCGCGCCCGGAATCAAAGTGAACCGGTTCACGTCGCTCGCGGACGATCTCGCGCTGGCCTTGAAAGCGGACGGGGTGCGCGTCGAAGCGCCGATTCCGGGCAAGGGGCGTGTCGGCATCGAATTGCCCAACATCGATCGCGAACCGGTCGTGCTGCGCGAACTGCTCCAATCGAAGACATACCGCAAGACAAAAGGCCCGCTGGTGCTTGCGCTGGGGAAAGATATCGCGGGCGATGTAATCGCGACCGATCTGGCCGTCATGCCGCATCTGCTGATCGCGGGCGCCACCGGCAAGGGAAAGACCGTCTGCGTGAAGTCCATCCTGGCGAGCCTGTTGTTCATGAAGACGCCCGAGGAAGTGCAATTGATGCTGATTGATCCGAAGATGGTCGAGTTTTCGATCTTCAACGACATTCCGCATCTCATCACGCCCGTGGTGACCGAGCCGAAGAAGGCCGCCACCGCGCTGAACTGGCTGATTACGGAAATGGAGGAACGATACCGCCTGTTCGCGCAACTACGCGTGCGCAACATCGAGGTCTATAATGAGAGTGTCGAGAACGGCGAAATCGAAATGCCCGACGAGGAAGGCAACGCCGCGGGCGAGTCGGTCAATCTGGTTCGGAAACTGCCCTACATCGTATGCGTGATTGACGAATTGGCGGACCTGATGATGCTGGCGCGGGCGGAAGTCGAAGACGCCATCATGCGCCTTGCGCAACTGGCGCGGGCGGTCGGCATTCACCTGATCATCGCGACACAGCGCCCGTCGGTGAACGTGCTGACCGGCGTGATCAAGGCGAATTTCCCGGTGCGCATCTCGTTCCAAGTGTCTTCGCGCACGGATTCGCGGTGCATTCTCGACGAGATTGGCGCCGAGCGTCTGATCGGAAACGGCGACATGTTGTATCTGCCCGCGGGACGTTCCGTGCCGGTGCGCATCCAGGGCGCGTTTGTCAGCGACCATGAAATGAACTCGCTGGTGGGATACCTGAAGACGCAGGCCCCGCCGCAATACCGCGACGAAATCGAGAATTTCGGCAAAAGCCGGGAAGAACTCGAGGAGGAACTGAACGCGGAGGCGGACGAACTTTTCGACGAGGCGGTGCGGGTCGTTCTGGAAACGGGACAGGCCTCGATTTCAATGGTGCAACGGAGGCTCCGGGTGGGGTATACTAGAGCCGCTCGTTTGATTGACATGATGGAACTGAAAGGCATTGTGGGACCACATTTGGGGAGCAAGGCCCGCGAAATTCTCGTGGACTATGCTCCCGGGGACAGGGAACCATGA
- a CDS encoding helix-turn-helix domain-containing protein yields MKETSFPGHELREKREKLGLSLYEAFRRTRVPAPYLAAMERGDMRGLPAACYAIGFIRSYCEFLELNAERYVDSYRACLRPVCGNRFLSRPDGGEFRIPDWVQEVMTWAVVASVVLLGWITYTVVFQPSAPVERRVSASTVEMAAPPPLSAEDDHP; encoded by the coding sequence ATGAAAGAGACTTCTTTTCCGGGCCACGAGCTGCGCGAAAAGCGCGAGAAGTTGGGGTTGAGCTTGTATGAGGCGTTTCGACGGACGCGCGTGCCCGCGCCGTATCTCGCCGCGATGGAACGCGGCGACATGCGCGGCCTGCCCGCGGCCTGTTACGCCATCGGATTCATTCGAAGTTATTGCGAGTTCCTGGAACTCAACGCCGAACGCTACGTGGACAGTTATCGCGCCTGCCTGCGCCCGGTTTGCGGCAACCGTTTTTTGAGTCGCCCGGACGGCGGCGAATTCCGGATTCCGGACTGGGTTCAGGAGGTCATGACGTGGGCCGTGGTCGCCTCCGTGGTGCTGTTGGGCTGGATAACCTACACCGTCGTATTTCAGCCGTCCGCGCCCGTCGAACGCCGCGTGTCCGCCAGCACCGTTGAAATGGCGGCTCCTCCCCCGCTTTCCGCCGAAGACGACCATCCATAG